From Camelina sativa cultivar DH55 chromosome 7, Cs, whole genome shotgun sequence, one genomic window encodes:
- the LOC104705127 gene encoding protein CLAVATA 3, protein MDSRSLVLLLLFCLLFLHDASDLTQAHADVHALPTRKMMMMKKGSNWGGANGEKEEKVKGLGLHEELRTVPSGPDPLHHHVNPPRQPRNHSHLP, encoded by the exons atGGATTCGAGAAGTCTTGTGCTACTGCTACTCTTCTGCCTCTTGTTCCTCCATGATGCTTCTG ATCTCACTCAAGCTCATGCCGACGTTCATGCACTCCCCACGCGCAAG atgatgatgatgaagaaggggAGTAACTGGGGAGGAGCAaatggagagaaagaagagaaggtcAAAGGTTTAGGGCTACATGAAGAGCTTAGAACCGTTCCTTCAGGACCTGACCCTTTGCACCATCATGTGAACCCACCAAGACAGCCAAGAAACCACTCTCATCTCCCTTGA